A genomic segment from Pectinophora gossypiella chromosome 27, ilPecGoss1.1, whole genome shotgun sequence encodes:
- the LOC126378949 gene encoding uncharacterized protein LOC126378949: protein MGRRKSIADEEDRASQDKRLKVQLAQCKSKLTKAENFLREQKGPLDTDAITLRLQLLEKVLLTVNDLLLEKQVLTWSDDDEFDDDGLEERCLSVIISYKKALAQASSSKQNTSASDSASDRYSSMKLPEIDIPVYEGKDYTKYQSFIELFTAIIHRNGKLEPIQKLFYLRKYLKGEPLSLIEGLPLTGDSYEKALALLKARYDNKFLVVTNHVQAILDFSPIVKGAASNLRELIAHARQHLGALKTLGQPTEHWDMIILPILLRKIDQFSCRAYHSERVDNKLPNLDDFFAFIERRASSFEESQRSEDRHIWVEVLQLSGHKVPGRTSTPVRG, encoded by the exons ATGGGACGCAGAAAAAGCATTGCGGATGAAGAAGACAGGGCGTCTCAGGACAAACGGCTGAAAGTTCAATTGGCACAATGCAAATCGAAATTGACGAAAGCAGAAAACTTTTTGCGTGAACAGAAAGGACCTCTAGATACGGATGCTATTACCCTCCGGCTGCAGCTATTGGAGAAAGTTTTACTGACCGTGAACGATCTTTTGCTAGAAAAGCAAGTTTTAACTTGGAGCGACGACGACGAGTTCGACGATGATGGACTAGAAGAGAGATGTCTTAGCGTGATAATAAGCTACAAGAAGGCGCTCGCGCAGGCAAGTTCGTCGAAGCAAAATACATCAGCTAGTGATAGTGCCAGTGACAGATATTCATCAATGAAACTTCCTGAAATTGACATTCCAGTGTATGAAGGAAAGGACTACACCAAGTACCAATCGTTTATCGAACTATTCACGGCTATTATTCATAGAAATGGTAAACTAGAACCTATCCAAAAGTTATTctatttaagaaaatatttgaaaggggAGCCGTTGTCACTTATTGAAGGGCTACCCTTAACGGGTGATTCTTATGAGAAGGCATTGGCTTTACTCAAAGCTAGATATGATAATAAGTTTCTCGTTGTTACAAACCATGTACAGGCAATCTTGGATTTTTCGCCGATTGTGAAGGGTGCTGCCAGCAATTTACGAGAGTTAATAGCTCATGCTCGTCAACATTTAGGAGCCTTGAAGACCCTTGGACAGCCCACTGAACATTGGGATATGATAATTTTACCCATTTTGTTGCGAAAAATAGATCAGTTTTCTTGCAGAGCATACCATAGTGAGCGTGTTGATAACAAGCTGCCAAATCTGGATGACTTCTTTGCATTCATTGAAAGAAGGGCCAGCAGCTTCGAGGAGAGCCAAAGGAGCGAAG ACCGTCACATATGGGTTGAAGTCCTCCAGTTATCTGGCCACAAGGTGCCTGGAAGAACTAGCACGCCAGTACGAGGCTGA